The nucleotide window GTTCCGGCCGGTGATCGCGGTGCTCGGGGCGTGCGCCCGGCTGGTGCTGCGGGCCTTCCGGGTGGAGCCCAAGGACGAGATGGAGACCGTCTTCACCAGCGAACAGCTCACCTACCTGGTGGAGGACTCCCGGCAGGCCGGACTCCTCGGCCCGGACGAGCAGGCCCGGCTGGCCGACGCGCTCGAACTGGGCAGCCGCCCGGTCACCGACGTCCTGCTCACCCCGGACCAACTGGTCACCGTGGGCCCGTCGGTGACCCCGCGCGAGGTGGAGGCGCTGACGGTGCGCACCGGTTACTCGCGCTTCCCGGTGGGCGGCCCGGACGGCACCTTCCTGGGCTTCGTCCACGTCAAGGACGTGCTGGAGCTGGAGGGGCCGGAGCACGGCGACGAACCGGTGCCGGCCCGGCTGCGGCGGCCGATGGTCACCCTGCGGGCCGACCTGCCGCTGGACGACGCGCTCACCGCGATGCGCCGGGCCGCCACCCACCTGGCGGCCGTCGCCGACCCGGCGGGCCGGGTGCTCGGCCTGGTGGCGCTGGAGGACGTGCTGGAGATGCTCGTCGGCGAGGTGCACGACCCGGCCCACCGGGACGCCCGCGTCGCCGACCCGCGCAAGGCCCCGCAGCCGCGGGCGTACGCGGGCTGACCCGGTACCGGACCCGGGGCGGCGGTCACTGCTGCTGCCCCGGGCCCCGGCCGGAGAGCACCTCGCCGTACGCCTGCATCAGGTCGGGCAGCCGCAGCGTGGCCAGGTCGTCCCGGGACGGGGTGCCGGGGTAGCCGGTCAGCCGCAGATCGCGGTAGGCGCAGCTCTTCTCGTACAGGGTGCGCAGGAAGCGGCCGTTGCCCAGCTCGTCGATCCACCCCTGGGCGACCACGTGGCCGCTGATGCTGTGCAGCTCCTCCAGCGCCTCCTCGTCCCAGTGGTCGCCGCCCTCGGCGGCCAGCACCTCGCCGATACGGGTGAGTTCGTCGGGACGGTAGCTGGGGAAGTCCACCCGGGTGGTGAACCGGGAGCCGAGGCCGGGGTTGGCGGCCAGCAGCCGGTCCATGCCCTCGGGGTAGCCGGCCAGGATCACCACCAGCCGGTCGCGGTTGTCCTCGGCGCGCTTGAGCAGCACCTGCAACGCCTCGTCGCCGTAGGCGTCGCCCTTGCCGTAGCCGGAGTTGGACAGGCTGTACGCCTCGTCCACGAAGAGTACCCCGCCGAGCGCGGAGTCGATCAGCTCGTTGGCCTTCACCGCGGTCTGGCCGAGGAACTCGCCCACCAGATCGGCGCGTTGGGCCTCCACCAGGTGGTCGCCGCCGAGCAGCCCGAGGGCGAAGAAGACCCGGCCCAGGATCCGGGCCACCGTGGTCTTGCCGGTGCCGGAGGGGCCGGAGAAGACGAAGTGGCGCTTGGGCGGCTGCACCGGCAGCCCCTGACCGGCCCGCAGCCGGGCCATCCGCAGCTGCGCGGAGAGCGCCCGCACCTGCCGTTTGACCGGCTCCAGGCCCACCATCCGCTCCAGCTCGCCCAGCGCCTGGGCCAGCAGCGCCGGATCCGGCGTCCCCAGCGGCACCTGCGGCGGCACCGGGGTCACCGGCAGCACCGCCTTCTGCCGCACCGGCGGGCTCTGCGGCACCGCCCCGGCCCCGGCCTCCGCGGCGGGGCCGGCCACCGGGTCGCCGGGGCGCGGCGGATCGGGCTCGGCGGCCGGCAGCCCGGGGTCCTCGGCCGGGCCCTGCCAGGTGGAACGGCTCAGCCCCGGCAGCGAGACCGCGGCCAGGTCCGCCGACTCGTCCAGACCGTCCTCGGACTCGGTGATCGCCGCGAGCCGGGCGGCGGTGTCCATGAACCCCGGGTCCACCCGGTGCACCGCGCGGTACAGGGGTAACGCGGCGGCCGAGCGGCCGGTGCCCTCGTAGGCGCGGGCCAGCCAGTAGCGCAGCTCCTTGCGCTGCGGCACCTCGCTGCGGCACCGCATCAGCGCGGTGGCCAGCAGCGGCTCGGCCTGCCCGCACATCTCCAGCCGGACCCGGGCCATGCCGCCGAAGAGCCCGGCCTCGATGCCCAGCAGCGGGTCGTCCAGCAGCGGTTCGGTGTGGCGGACCAACTGCTCCCAGTCCTTGACCAGGTAGGCGCGGCAGGCGTGCAGGAAGCGCACC belongs to Streptantibioticus cattleyicolor NRRL 8057 = DSM 46488 and includes:
- a CDS encoding hemolysin family protein; this translates as MTIFLQLLFAAVLVLANGYFVGAEFAMVSVRRSQIEPLAGVHRRARTVLHGLEHLPRMMAAAQFGVTICSLTLGAVAEPTVTRLLEPIFTAVRVPDQLVHPAGYVIALAVVVFFHLVIGEMVPKNLAMAAPEKAALWLGPGLVAFARAFRPVIAVLGACARLVLRAFRVEPKDEMETVFTSEQLTYLVEDSRQAGLLGPDEQARLADALELGSRPVTDVLLTPDQLVTVGPSVTPREVEALTVRTGYSRFPVGGPDGTFLGFVHVKDVLELEGPEHGDEPVPARLRRPMVTLRADLPLDDALTAMRRAATHLAAVADPAGRVLGLVALEDVLEMLVGEVHDPAHRDARVADPRKAPQPRAYAG
- a CDS encoding AAA family ATPase: MDFGTEGVPPRVGGGFGAPADRAWLRGVDAYTVGAYAQAEEEFRTAARLDPGMADAWLGLHALRADTATALLRMYRHRERFGEQRRRHHRSLNSWYWLGWWVQPVLETGRDLLLAHASHWLDGRHVADLDRALAECPPVDTDPQVRFLHACRAYLVKDWEQLVRHTEPLLDDPLLGIEAGLFGGMARVRLEMCGQAEPLLATALMRCRSEVPQRKELRYWLARAYEGTGRSAAALPLYRAVHRVDPGFMDTAARLAAITESEDGLDESADLAAVSLPGLSRSTWQGPAEDPGLPAAEPDPPRPGDPVAGPAAEAGAGAVPQSPPVRQKAVLPVTPVPPQVPLGTPDPALLAQALGELERMVGLEPVKRQVRALSAQLRMARLRAGQGLPVQPPKRHFVFSGPSGTGKTTVARILGRVFFALGLLGGDHLVEAQRADLVGEFLGQTAVKANELIDSALGGVLFVDEAYSLSNSGYGKGDAYGDEALQVLLKRAEDNRDRLVVILAGYPEGMDRLLAANPGLGSRFTTRVDFPSYRPDELTRIGEVLAAEGGDHWDEEALEELHSISGHVVAQGWIDELGNGRFLRTLYEKSCAYRDLRLTGYPGTPSRDDLATLRLPDLMQAYGEVLSGRGPGQQQ